In one Populus nigra chromosome 12, ddPopNigr1.1, whole genome shotgun sequence genomic region, the following are encoded:
- the LOC133670033 gene encoding uncharacterized protein LOC133670033 isoform X3: protein MRPRQVVKAIAFAKKAHHGQFRKTGDPYFTHCIHTARILAMLVPSTGKRAIDTLVAGILHDVVEDTSESLLSIEENFGEDVAKLVSGVSKISYVNQLLRRHRRLNVNQGTLGHDEANNLRVMLLGMVNDPRVVLIKLADRLHNMRTIYALQPSKARAVAEETLLIWCSLASRLGLWALKAELEDLCFAVLQPQLFQKMRADLSSMWSSSNRPGYLRRIIAWNEKNSTLGCENSVTIDKDVSTMKDLLEAVVPFDILLDRRKRSKFLNDLGLTSETQTRPKVVQDAGIALASLAVCEEMLERELFISTSYVPGMEVTLSSRLKSLYSIYSKMKRKDVSINKVYDARALRVVVGDKNGTLHGPAIQCCYSLLDIVHRLWTPIDGELDDYIINPKPSGYQSLHTAVQGPDNAPLEVQIRTQKMHEYAEHGLAAHWLYKETGNTLSSIGSTDESETEASSYLSKDIDDQTSMEDDQFQKYRSLKAGHPVLRVERSHLLAAVIIRVEKGGRELLVAVSFGLAASEAVADRRSSFQIKQWEAYARLYKKVSDEWWCEPGHGDWCTCLEKYTFCRDGMYHKQDQFERLLPTFIQVIDLMEEEESEYRAVLSAVFEGKPVDSIASRPNIDTVASTSMEASINNKVRLLRTMLQWEEQLRYEAILGQPKHERKSYSNLESGGLGEVVIVCWPHGEIIRLRSGSTAADAARRVGFDGKLVLVNGQLVLPNTELKDGDVVEVRV, encoded by the exons ATGAGGCCAAG GCAGGTGGTTAAGGCTATTGCATTTGCTAAGAAAGCTCACCATGGCCAGTTTCGCAAAACTGGAGACCCTTATTTCACTCACTGTATCCATACTGCTAGAATCTTGGCTATGTTGGTTCCATCTACTGGCAAACGA GCCATCGACACACTTGTTGCTGGGATTCTCCATGATGTGGTTGAAGATACAAGCGAGAGTTTACTCAGTATAGAAGAAAACTTTGGTGAGGATGTGGCAAAGTTAGTATCTGGTGTTTCCAAAATTAGTTACGTAAATCag ctgcTAAGGAGACATCGTAGGCTAAATGTGAACCAGGGTACCCTCGGTCATGATGAG GCAAATAATTTACGAGTGATGCTCTTGGGCATGGTTAATGATCCACGTGTGGTGCTCATCAAGCTTGCAGATCGTCTTCACAACATGAGAACCAT ttatGCCTTGCAACCTTCAAAGGCTCGAGCTGTAGCTGAAGAGACCTTGCTTATCTGGTGCTCACTTGCTTCCAGACTGGGTTTGTGGGCATTGAAAGCAGAGTTGGAAGATTTATGCTTTGCAGTTCTTCAG CCACAACTATTTCAAAAAATGCGGGCTGACCTATCTTCCATGTGGAGCTCTAGCAATAGACCTGGATATCTGAGAAGAATTATAGCTTGGAATGAGAAAAATTCAACTCTTGGTTGTGAAAATTCTGTGACAATTGACAAGGATGTCTCGACCATGAAG GATCTTTTAGAAGCTGTAGTGCCTTTTGATATCTTGCTAGATCGAAGAAAACGGTCTAAATTTCTTAATGATCTTGGCCTAACATCAGAGACTCAAACACGGCCCAAGGTTGTGCAGGATGCTGGAATTGCTTTAGCATCTCTTGCTGTTTGCGAGGAAATGCTGGAGCGGGAGCTATTTATATCAACTTC TTATGTTCCTGGAATGGAAGTAACTTTATCTAGCAGACTGAAAAGCTTGTATAGCATCTATAGCAAG ATGAAACGGAAAGATGTCAGCATCAATAAAGTATATGATGCCCGTGCTTTGAGAGTGGTTGTTGGAGACAAAAATGGAACTTTACATGGACCTGCTATTCAGTGTTGCTACAGTCTTCTTGACATTGTGCATAG GCTTTGGACCCCAATAGATGGTGAACTTGATGATTACATTATTAATCCAAAGCCTAGTGGTTATCAg TCTCTACACACTGCAGTACAAGGTCCCGATAATGCACCTTTGGAAGTCCAAATAAGAACACAG AAAATGCACGAGTATGCTGAACATGGACTTGCTGCCCACTGGCTTTACAAAGAAACTGGAAACACGTTGTCTTCCATTGGAAGCACTGATGAATCTGAAACTGAAGCATCTTCGTATCTTTCCAAAGATATTGATGATCAAACTTCCATGGAAGATGATCAGTTTCAAAAGTACAGATCCCTCAAAGCAGGACATCCTGTCCTTAGAGTGGAAAGAAGTCACTTACTTGCTGCTGTTATAATCAG AGTAGAAAAGGGTGGAAGAGAATTGCTTGTTGCTGTTAGCTTTGGATTGGCAGCTTCTGAAGCAGTAGCTGATAGAAGATCTTCTTTTCAAATAAAGCAATGGGAAGCTTATGCAAGATTATATAAGAAG GTATCTGACGAGTGGTGGTGTGAGCCAGGACATGGTGATTGGTGTACTTGCCTTGAAAAGTATACATTTTGTCGTGATGGTATGTACCACAAG CAAGATCAATTTGAGCGCCTATTGCCAACCTTCATCCAGGTTATTGATctaatggaagaagaagaatctgAATATAGAGCTGTTCTTTCTGCTGTTTTTGAGGGCAAGCCAGTTGATTCTATTGCATCTAGGCCAAACATAGACACTGTTGCTTCAACTTCTATGGAAGCTAGCATCAATAATAAG GTGCGTCTTTTAAGGACAATGCTTCAGTGGGAAGAGCAACTACGATATGAAGCAATTCTTGGGCAACCAAAGCATGAGCGGAAGTCTTATAGTAATCTTGAATCCGGGGGCCTGGGGGAAGTGGTCATTGTATGTTGGCCTCATGGTGAAATAATCAGGTTAAGAAGTGGTAGCACTGCTGCAGATGCTGCAAGAAGAGTGGGATTTGACGGAAAGCTGGTTTTGGTTAATGGTCAGTTGGTATTACCCAATACAGAGCTCAAAGATGGTGATGTGGTTGAGGTCAGAGTTTAA
- the LOC133670033 gene encoding uncharacterized protein LOC133670033 isoform X2 yields MPIISPSPSCQTQISTMFITLKTSPSLFHRYSLHFRSSNSSKYKYRCLLDQIAPVSANVIAAAVASSGSGYLHGAVTSAITHVAVTAVAIASGACLSTRVDFLWPKGEEQPGCFIVDGVDVTGYPIFNEAKVVKAIAFAKKAHHGQFRKTGDPYFTHCIHTARILAMLVPSTGKRAIDTLVAGILHDVVEDTSESLLSIEENFGEDVAKLVSGVSKISYVNQLLRRHRRLNVNQGTLGHDEANNLRVMLLGMVNDPRVVLIKLADRLHNMRTIYALQPSKARAVAEETLLIWCSLASRLGLWALKAELEDLCFAVLQPQLFQKMRADLSSMWSSSNRPGYLRRIIAWNEKNSTLGCENSVTIDKDVSTMKDLLEAVVPFDILLDRRKRSKFLNDLGLTSETQTRPKVVQDAGIALASLAVCEEMLERELFISTSYVPGMEVTLSSRLKSLYSIYSKMKRKDVSINKVYDARALRVVVGDKNGTLHGPAIQCCYSLLDIVHRLWTPIDGELDDYIINPKPSGYQSLHTAVQGPDNAPLEVQIRTQKMHEYAEHGLAAHWLYKETGNTLSSIGSTDESETEASSYLSKDIDDQTSMEDDQFQKYRSLKAGHPVLRVERSHLLAAVIIRVEKGGRELLVAVSFGLAASEAVADRRSSFQIKQWEAYARLYKKVSDEWWCEPGHGDWCTCLEKYTFCRDGMYHKVIDLMEEEESEYRAVLSAVFEGKPVDSIASRPNIDTVASTSMEASINNKVRLLRTMLQWEEQLRYEAILGQPKHERKSYSNLESGGLGEVVIVCWPHGEIIRLRSGSTAADAARRVGFDGKLVLVNGQLVLPNTELKDGDVVEVRV; encoded by the exons ATGCCCAtcatctctccctctccctcatGCCAAACTCAAATCTCCACGATGTTCATCACCCTAAAAACGTCACCGTCTCTCTTTCACCGATACAGCCTCCATTTCCGCTCTTCTAATTCCTCGAAATACAAATACCGCTGCCTTCTTGACCAAATTGCCCCCGTTTCCGCCAACGTCATCGCTGCCGCCGTCGCCTCCTCTGGTTCTGGCTACCTCCATGGTGCAGTTACCTCTGCAATAACTCACGTAGCTGTTACCGCCGTCGCTATTGCCTCCGGCGCTTGCCTTTCCACCAGGGTGGATTTTTTATGGCCCAAAGGAGAAGAACAACCTg GTTGTTTTATAGTGGATGGGGTTGATGTGACTGGGTACCCGATATTTAATGAGGCCAAG GTGGTTAAGGCTATTGCATTTGCTAAGAAAGCTCACCATGGCCAGTTTCGCAAAACTGGAGACCCTTATTTCACTCACTGTATCCATACTGCTAGAATCTTGGCTATGTTGGTTCCATCTACTGGCAAACGA GCCATCGACACACTTGTTGCTGGGATTCTCCATGATGTGGTTGAAGATACAAGCGAGAGTTTACTCAGTATAGAAGAAAACTTTGGTGAGGATGTGGCAAAGTTAGTATCTGGTGTTTCCAAAATTAGTTACGTAAATCag ctgcTAAGGAGACATCGTAGGCTAAATGTGAACCAGGGTACCCTCGGTCATGATGAG GCAAATAATTTACGAGTGATGCTCTTGGGCATGGTTAATGATCCACGTGTGGTGCTCATCAAGCTTGCAGATCGTCTTCACAACATGAGAACCAT ttatGCCTTGCAACCTTCAAAGGCTCGAGCTGTAGCTGAAGAGACCTTGCTTATCTGGTGCTCACTTGCTTCCAGACTGGGTTTGTGGGCATTGAAAGCAGAGTTGGAAGATTTATGCTTTGCAGTTCTTCAG CCACAACTATTTCAAAAAATGCGGGCTGACCTATCTTCCATGTGGAGCTCTAGCAATAGACCTGGATATCTGAGAAGAATTATAGCTTGGAATGAGAAAAATTCAACTCTTGGTTGTGAAAATTCTGTGACAATTGACAAGGATGTCTCGACCATGAAG GATCTTTTAGAAGCTGTAGTGCCTTTTGATATCTTGCTAGATCGAAGAAAACGGTCTAAATTTCTTAATGATCTTGGCCTAACATCAGAGACTCAAACACGGCCCAAGGTTGTGCAGGATGCTGGAATTGCTTTAGCATCTCTTGCTGTTTGCGAGGAAATGCTGGAGCGGGAGCTATTTATATCAACTTC TTATGTTCCTGGAATGGAAGTAACTTTATCTAGCAGACTGAAAAGCTTGTATAGCATCTATAGCAAG ATGAAACGGAAAGATGTCAGCATCAATAAAGTATATGATGCCCGTGCTTTGAGAGTGGTTGTTGGAGACAAAAATGGAACTTTACATGGACCTGCTATTCAGTGTTGCTACAGTCTTCTTGACATTGTGCATAG GCTTTGGACCCCAATAGATGGTGAACTTGATGATTACATTATTAATCCAAAGCCTAGTGGTTATCAg TCTCTACACACTGCAGTACAAGGTCCCGATAATGCACCTTTGGAAGTCCAAATAAGAACACAG AAAATGCACGAGTATGCTGAACATGGACTTGCTGCCCACTGGCTTTACAAAGAAACTGGAAACACGTTGTCTTCCATTGGAAGCACTGATGAATCTGAAACTGAAGCATCTTCGTATCTTTCCAAAGATATTGATGATCAAACTTCCATGGAAGATGATCAGTTTCAAAAGTACAGATCCCTCAAAGCAGGACATCCTGTCCTTAGAGTGGAAAGAAGTCACTTACTTGCTGCTGTTATAATCAG AGTAGAAAAGGGTGGAAGAGAATTGCTTGTTGCTGTTAGCTTTGGATTGGCAGCTTCTGAAGCAGTAGCTGATAGAAGATCTTCTTTTCAAATAAAGCAATGGGAAGCTTATGCAAGATTATATAAGAAG GTATCTGACGAGTGGTGGTGTGAGCCAGGACATGGTGATTGGTGTACTTGCCTTGAAAAGTATACATTTTGTCGTGATGGTATGTACCACAAG GTTATTGATctaatggaagaagaagaatctgAATATAGAGCTGTTCTTTCTGCTGTTTTTGAGGGCAAGCCAGTTGATTCTATTGCATCTAGGCCAAACATAGACACTGTTGCTTCAACTTCTATGGAAGCTAGCATCAATAATAAG GTGCGTCTTTTAAGGACAATGCTTCAGTGGGAAGAGCAACTACGATATGAAGCAATTCTTGGGCAACCAAAGCATGAGCGGAAGTCTTATAGTAATCTTGAATCCGGGGGCCTGGGGGAAGTGGTCATTGTATGTTGGCCTCATGGTGAAATAATCAGGTTAAGAAGTGGTAGCACTGCTGCAGATGCTGCAAGAAGAGTGGGATTTGACGGAAAGCTGGTTTTGGTTAATGGTCAGTTGGTATTACCCAATACAGAGCTCAAAGATGGTGATGTGGTTGAGGTCAGAGTTTAA
- the LOC133670033 gene encoding uncharacterized protein LOC133670033 isoform X1 encodes MPIISPSPSCQTQISTMFITLKTSPSLFHRYSLHFRSSNSSKYKYRCLLDQIAPVSANVIAAAVASSGSGYLHGAVTSAITHVAVTAVAIASGACLSTRVDFLWPKGEEQPGCFIVDGVDVTGYPIFNEAKVVKAIAFAKKAHHGQFRKTGDPYFTHCIHTARILAMLVPSTGKRAIDTLVAGILHDVVEDTSESLLSIEENFGEDVAKLVSGVSKISYVNQLLRRHRRLNVNQGTLGHDEANNLRVMLLGMVNDPRVVLIKLADRLHNMRTIYALQPSKARAVAEETLLIWCSLASRLGLWALKAELEDLCFAVLQPQLFQKMRADLSSMWSSSNRPGYLRRIIAWNEKNSTLGCENSVTIDKDVSTMKDLLEAVVPFDILLDRRKRSKFLNDLGLTSETQTRPKVVQDAGIALASLAVCEEMLERELFISTSYVPGMEVTLSSRLKSLYSIYSKMKRKDVSINKVYDARALRVVVGDKNGTLHGPAIQCCYSLLDIVHRLWTPIDGELDDYIINPKPSGYQSLHTAVQGPDNAPLEVQIRTQKMHEYAEHGLAAHWLYKETGNTLSSIGSTDESETEASSYLSKDIDDQTSMEDDQFQKYRSLKAGHPVLRVERSHLLAAVIIRVEKGGRELLVAVSFGLAASEAVADRRSSFQIKQWEAYARLYKKVSDEWWCEPGHGDWCTCLEKYTFCRDGMYHKQDQFERLLPTFIQVIDLMEEEESEYRAVLSAVFEGKPVDSIASRPNIDTVASTSMEASINNKVRLLRTMLQWEEQLRYEAILGQPKHERKSYSNLESGGLGEVVIVCWPHGEIIRLRSGSTAADAARRVGFDGKLVLVNGQLVLPNTELKDGDVVEVRV; translated from the exons ATGCCCAtcatctctccctctccctcatGCCAAACTCAAATCTCCACGATGTTCATCACCCTAAAAACGTCACCGTCTCTCTTTCACCGATACAGCCTCCATTTCCGCTCTTCTAATTCCTCGAAATACAAATACCGCTGCCTTCTTGACCAAATTGCCCCCGTTTCCGCCAACGTCATCGCTGCCGCCGTCGCCTCCTCTGGTTCTGGCTACCTCCATGGTGCAGTTACCTCTGCAATAACTCACGTAGCTGTTACCGCCGTCGCTATTGCCTCCGGCGCTTGCCTTTCCACCAGGGTGGATTTTTTATGGCCCAAAGGAGAAGAACAACCTg GTTGTTTTATAGTGGATGGGGTTGATGTGACTGGGTACCCGATATTTAATGAGGCCAAG GTGGTTAAGGCTATTGCATTTGCTAAGAAAGCTCACCATGGCCAGTTTCGCAAAACTGGAGACCCTTATTTCACTCACTGTATCCATACTGCTAGAATCTTGGCTATGTTGGTTCCATCTACTGGCAAACGA GCCATCGACACACTTGTTGCTGGGATTCTCCATGATGTGGTTGAAGATACAAGCGAGAGTTTACTCAGTATAGAAGAAAACTTTGGTGAGGATGTGGCAAAGTTAGTATCTGGTGTTTCCAAAATTAGTTACGTAAATCag ctgcTAAGGAGACATCGTAGGCTAAATGTGAACCAGGGTACCCTCGGTCATGATGAG GCAAATAATTTACGAGTGATGCTCTTGGGCATGGTTAATGATCCACGTGTGGTGCTCATCAAGCTTGCAGATCGTCTTCACAACATGAGAACCAT ttatGCCTTGCAACCTTCAAAGGCTCGAGCTGTAGCTGAAGAGACCTTGCTTATCTGGTGCTCACTTGCTTCCAGACTGGGTTTGTGGGCATTGAAAGCAGAGTTGGAAGATTTATGCTTTGCAGTTCTTCAG CCACAACTATTTCAAAAAATGCGGGCTGACCTATCTTCCATGTGGAGCTCTAGCAATAGACCTGGATATCTGAGAAGAATTATAGCTTGGAATGAGAAAAATTCAACTCTTGGTTGTGAAAATTCTGTGACAATTGACAAGGATGTCTCGACCATGAAG GATCTTTTAGAAGCTGTAGTGCCTTTTGATATCTTGCTAGATCGAAGAAAACGGTCTAAATTTCTTAATGATCTTGGCCTAACATCAGAGACTCAAACACGGCCCAAGGTTGTGCAGGATGCTGGAATTGCTTTAGCATCTCTTGCTGTTTGCGAGGAAATGCTGGAGCGGGAGCTATTTATATCAACTTC TTATGTTCCTGGAATGGAAGTAACTTTATCTAGCAGACTGAAAAGCTTGTATAGCATCTATAGCAAG ATGAAACGGAAAGATGTCAGCATCAATAAAGTATATGATGCCCGTGCTTTGAGAGTGGTTGTTGGAGACAAAAATGGAACTTTACATGGACCTGCTATTCAGTGTTGCTACAGTCTTCTTGACATTGTGCATAG GCTTTGGACCCCAATAGATGGTGAACTTGATGATTACATTATTAATCCAAAGCCTAGTGGTTATCAg TCTCTACACACTGCAGTACAAGGTCCCGATAATGCACCTTTGGAAGTCCAAATAAGAACACAG AAAATGCACGAGTATGCTGAACATGGACTTGCTGCCCACTGGCTTTACAAAGAAACTGGAAACACGTTGTCTTCCATTGGAAGCACTGATGAATCTGAAACTGAAGCATCTTCGTATCTTTCCAAAGATATTGATGATCAAACTTCCATGGAAGATGATCAGTTTCAAAAGTACAGATCCCTCAAAGCAGGACATCCTGTCCTTAGAGTGGAAAGAAGTCACTTACTTGCTGCTGTTATAATCAG AGTAGAAAAGGGTGGAAGAGAATTGCTTGTTGCTGTTAGCTTTGGATTGGCAGCTTCTGAAGCAGTAGCTGATAGAAGATCTTCTTTTCAAATAAAGCAATGGGAAGCTTATGCAAGATTATATAAGAAG GTATCTGACGAGTGGTGGTGTGAGCCAGGACATGGTGATTGGTGTACTTGCCTTGAAAAGTATACATTTTGTCGTGATGGTATGTACCACAAG CAAGATCAATTTGAGCGCCTATTGCCAACCTTCATCCAGGTTATTGATctaatggaagaagaagaatctgAATATAGAGCTGTTCTTTCTGCTGTTTTTGAGGGCAAGCCAGTTGATTCTATTGCATCTAGGCCAAACATAGACACTGTTGCTTCAACTTCTATGGAAGCTAGCATCAATAATAAG GTGCGTCTTTTAAGGACAATGCTTCAGTGGGAAGAGCAACTACGATATGAAGCAATTCTTGGGCAACCAAAGCATGAGCGGAAGTCTTATAGTAATCTTGAATCCGGGGGCCTGGGGGAAGTGGTCATTGTATGTTGGCCTCATGGTGAAATAATCAGGTTAAGAAGTGGTAGCACTGCTGCAGATGCTGCAAGAAGAGTGGGATTTGACGGAAAGCTGGTTTTGGTTAATGGTCAGTTGGTATTACCCAATACAGAGCTCAAAGATGGTGATGTGGTTGAGGTCAGAGTTTAA